Below is a window of Phyllopteryx taeniolatus isolate TA_2022b chromosome 16, UOR_Ptae_1.2, whole genome shotgun sequence DNA.
AACCTCTGCAGTCGTGTCTCTGCTAGGGTTTGAACGACTTCAGAATTTTTGTGGTTGACACTAAAGCGACGTTAATCGAGTCAATTTGGATtcatcgatgacgtcattgtgaTAGTTTTCAGTTGTCAAGTCACTGTGCGCGGTGTTTGCCTCCAAACACAATCCCGCTCACCCACTTTCCCCACCGTCCTCGGTGGCACTGGGCCCACACCCCGACGcgttcatccaatcacattcagacacttgctcgtccaatcacattcagataccTTCATGGCCTCGCAGGCAGTCGGAACTCAAACACCAATTCACGTAACACAACTGCAGGGTTACTCGGTACAGTATATACTAGTTGTAtataatttcccccaaaattccGAATGTCTGTGAGGTCATGAAGGTGTCTGAGTGGGATTTGTGATAGAATGGGTGAATCGGACTGGAAGTTGTTGGCGACATTAACCgttcattttcacaataaagagGTTGTTGATTGTTGTTTTGTCATCTAAGCAGacgctacagtatattgtctgtGTTCTCGTTGTTACAGGAGGAGGGCGTTTGGTGAATTTGCTAACGTGAGGATTTAGGCTGCTTGTCAGCTGGCGTTAGCAGATGCCTTCTCAGTGGGTGTTCATAGCACTTGTggttttgttatatttgaggatagacttgcatAATTTGCAAGTGATCGCTACCGGTCTCATTTTAGGAAAACATCTCTACACGCTTGAGGCATCGCTGCTAGTTTGCTGTGCCGACAAGTGGCGGTGGGAAAGTTAGTCGGTTCAAACCCTCTCTACTTTAAATCTGTATctaaatgtacaaaatattacaaaacctTTTTATCcaccagtcactgatggtggagtGGGGGGATTCGTTGCAGGCAGCGCGggttcacttcccactcagtgatggtgtgaatgtgagtgggagtggttgtccatgtctatatgtgcactgcgactgactggcgaccagttcagggtgtagtcagctGGTACAGGCTTCGGCActccgcgaccctgaacaggataagcggtattgagaatgaatggatacattttttttccgccttcttaacaaaaataacaatagtTGTATTGtagggtgtatttaaatatttgggttcaaattaatttttttgtaaaaaatatatatcaatcaAATGCAGGTGCAATTTTGTATAGGACAATACATTTATATGATTTTTCACattcataacggccctccgagggaaaccgcAACTACGATGTTGCATGTGACTAAATGAGTTAGACATGACTGATTTACATGATCAATAGTCCTTatattgttgcatttttttatttattatcttttttcaataaaattggTATTAGGCCATTATTTAACTGTACCTGATTTATTTcagaattatttattgtaaataatgaaagaaaacattagaaacaacatgcatacaatatatatatatatatatatatatatatatatatatatatatatatatatatatatatatatatatatatatatatatatatattacataagCTACAAATGActtggcccatctgtccatttaaaaaaaaaaaatgaaaagcacaaaagtttgcccaacTCTGCTTTATATtgacatatatactgtatatgattacATTGTAGAAATCATCCCTGACAGCGAGGAGGCTCGAGTCAGAGAAGGCCGCCATCCAGAGAGACATGGAGCCCGCTCTGGCCAATAAACCACTTGGACCCAATGCCTCAATCTTGCTGCTCAAACTCACTGCTGCCAACACCAAAATGGATGACATTTACAGCCTTATTGATCTTTATGACAAAAAGTAAGAGGACAAGCAGCAAGCCATTGAGTGCCCATTTTGCATGAAAGCACCTTAGTCACAGTTTGATCCTGTGTTCCTCTTCACTCAGAGCTCCGGCTGCAATGTTCTTGGAGAGACAGATGCAGAAGGTAGAGGGCGTGGTCTCCGGGTTTGAACAGCAGCTTGCTAAAGATGGCGTCGTTCCCAACCAGACAAAGGCCCTGATGAGTCGCAGCCGTCAGCTGCAGGTGTGGAAAAGTTCAACAATAGGTCAATTTTAGTTTTGACTAACAACACAAGACAGAGGAATTTAACCAGTGTTGGgtggtaattgtttttttgtccaatcagatttcatccTCTATGTACTACCATGTCAGTCTAATCTGCTCAGGGCCTTTCAAAATCAGTAGTGATAGGCGATGTAATTTACTATACCGGTATTAGCACTGGGACCATTTTCTTTAGTCAATCAGATTGCACATCCGTCCTGAGTCCTGACAGGGCCAGCCGGTCCCTCCATAACGTTGGCATTTTTCCATCTACAGATTTGGTTGAGAGCAAAACTTGTTCGACTAGCAAATTTTCTCTAGTCGCGATCCACccacatgaatacatttaataatttcTGCCGagcatgttttatgtttttgtcatgttattagataaatattacTACTCTATAATCCAGATGGCGTATGTTATGATAgcggtggtattaagaggtgcaTTTAGTCGGGTAAGTCCCCATTGAAGTGCACGGCCCGCCACCGAATCTAAGCTACAGCACTAAATGTTCAATGTCATCAAACAGGACATGTGTCAGGAGGTTTCCTCAAAGAAGGATGAGTTGAACACATTAGGCAGAGACTTGGACCTGACGAAGCAAGCGTGCAGCTCCCTGCAGCAGAATTTTAATGAATACTGCCCTGATATTCGACGCCAGGAGAGTGAAGTGAAACTTCTGAAGAACCGCTACGCCAATGTCAGTAATCAGCTCCAGAACAGGTGAAATTTACAAATACAGTGAAATCCTCTAAAGCCGGAATTCAACCAAGATTTATtggaaaatataacatttcGAGGTTATGAATGGCACACAGTAAACTATTTTGTGCAGTGGCCTAAGAATACGTTGTcgcaggcaaaatgagaggcaAAGCGGAGAACGGATCTTGTTTTtgctgtaaacatttttgaaatgccagaaaccaAGGTTATTATGATTTATGATCAATtcatcaaatgcattttttccttTTGCTTCAGAATAGagctggggaaaaaataaaaatcgaatAACCcggctaagtcgacttcaaaattacaaccccaattccaatgaagttgggacgttgtgttaagcataaatttaaaacagaatacaatcatttgcaaatcatgttcaacctatatttaattgagtacactacacagacaagatatttaatgttcaaactgataaacttcattgtttttagcaaataatcattaacttagaattttatggctgcaacacgttccaaaaatgctgggacaggtggcaaaaacgactgagaaagttgaggaatggtcatcaaacacTATAAAACACGCTATTTGAGAACagttgggtgccatgattgggtataaaaggagcttccctgaattgctcagtcattcacaagcaaagacgggtcgaggttcacctctttgtgaacaagtgcgtgggaaaatagtcgagcagtttaaggacaatgttcctcaacgtacaattgcaaggaatttagggatttcatcatctacggtccataatatcatcaaaaggttcagagaatctggagaaatcactgcatgtaagcggcaaggccgaaaaccaacattgaatgcccgtgaccttcgatccctcaggcggtactgcatcaaaaactgacatcatcaccacatgggctcaggaacacttcagaaaaccaatgtcagtaaatacagttcggtgctacatccgtaggtggaacttgaaactctactatgcaaagcaaaagccatttatcaaaaacacccagaaacgccgccggcttctctgggcccgagctcatctaagatggactgatgcaaagtggaaaagtgttctgtggtccaacgagtccacatttcaaattatttttggaaattgtggacgtcgtgtcctctgagccaaagaggaaaagaaacatccggATTGGGGTCAAAGTtcgaaagccagcatctgtgatggtatagggctgcgttagtgccaatggcatgggtaacttacacatctgtgaaggcaccattaatgctgaaaggtacatacaggttttggagaaacatatgctgccatccaagcaacatttttcatggatgcccctacTTATTtcggcaagacaatgccaaaccacattctgcacgtgttacaacagcgtggcttcgtagtaaaagagtgcgggtactagactggcctgcctgcagtccagacctgtctctcattgaaaatgtgtgccgcattatgaagcgtaaaatacgacaacggagaccccggactgttgaacagctgaagctgtacatcaagcaagaatgggaaagaattccacctacaaagcttcaacaattagtgtcctcagttcccaaaagtttattgaatgttgttacacagtggtaaacatgaccctgtcccagcatttttggaatgtgttgcagccataaaattctaagttaattattatttgctaaaaacaatcaagtttatcaatttgaacagtaaatatcttgtctgtgtagtgtactcaattaaatataggttgaacatgatttgcaaatcattttatcctgtttttatttatgtttaacacaaagtcccaacttcattggaattggggttgtaggttgACGGAAAATTTCTGCTTCGAAACTCCGCCGGGACCAAAAAAGAGTTACGGAACCGTGTTTGCGCCGCTGATCAACTTAGTCAAAAACGACACAGGAGtatgtgatttttaagacactgttagatgtggtatgtacatataacatgataagtatgagtgagctgaatggcagTTAGCGTTTCTTGACCTAAATTGGTCTCTGCTAACTTGCTAATGCTGATCGCtattgctaaccatttagcatttggctgtctcaaattctgtacaccaattattattattcgattattcgaccaataatcaataggagaatcgattctaaaaagtgACAGCCCGACTTCAGAATAATCTAAGGGCAGACTTGGAGCCATTCACCTACTGTTGACAGAACTCCTTTTAACTCTGCGTTTCCTTGCATCTGGGTCAATTCAGCGCACTGTAACAATTGTCTGGTGCTGGTCTTTTCCAGAGCAGTTTTTTGGGAttgctgtcccaagttttaaagACAAAGTTAAGCAGGATGAGTTGAATCAtataaaacatgacttttatGCGGTTGCCGGGTTCCTCCAAATGATCAGAGCAACATATATCTGTTCTGTAACGCTCAGAAAATCACACAAGTCCTCAGTTCAGGTAGCATCAAAGAATTAACTTAGCGCatgctttttaatttttcttttgttttttatgcaaCACTTATTCCAGCTGAAGCACCAGCCTCAACAATAGGTGTCAAAGAAAAATGCGAAATAGAGGGAATCTACACTGTAATAAGACTTGCGCCAAACACGATGGGCATATTTCTAACGAAGGGAAGACATAGATAATAATTAGAGCTTGGATTTATACGGCGCTTTCAAGGGACACAAGTATGCTGGTTTATTATATTGGCAATGGTTAATTTATTTGTACACTTATTTGGTGCTTAAGAAAGTTACAGTGTCATTTAAGTCCTTGGTTGTGCAATacaaggttttatgatggccgGAATATCCAGCATTTCccgatgagaaaaaaaaagaacctgcattccagaatggattgtgtttgacctaTTAGTTTCCACAGTGTGTTGTTAATGACATCTGAACATGAATGTGGGGtttgatgacattttaaaactgcTACTATGAATGATGTGTATTTTCTGCTCTGTTGCTCTAGATCTACTCTCATACAGGAAGCAAGTAATAAAAACCAAGACTTCCAGAATGTTGCTCAGTCACTGGATTTCTTTTTGGTCAATTTACCAAATAACACAATCAGACGGACTGACAATGTGACCGAGATAACAGCCAAGCACAACTCTCAGAAGGTGAGTGCAAATGTCCTATGACCAAATGATTATTAACCTACCTTGTCTTATCACCAGTTCTGGATTGATGTTTAGAGAGTGATGGAGGACATTAACAGGAGGTCAGATGATGTGCAGCGGATCAAGGATCTCTCCCGAGAACTCCAAAACACCTTAATTGTAAGTTAAGATTATTGTCGTGTTCCATTTGCACTAGACGTGGtcctttttaaacaaatgttctTTCAGGAATACGAGATCAAATCAAACACATACCGCGGCATTTTGAATGAAGACGATGAtgaagaggatgatgatgatgatgacaacaaCGGACCCATTCTGAAAAAGCGCCAAACTTCAACGATGGCTCAGGCAGTGCAGAGGAAGgtacaacaacaataagcagTAATTTGATCATAAATGACACTTTTTCTATGCTTCATGTTGTCTAAactagaaatacatttttgctaCAGGAAAAAGATTTACTGAACCGTTTCGCTGAGGTGTCTGCAGAGAATGAGGAGCTCCTCAACCAGATGGGAACTGCCAAGAACATCGTACTTAGGGTAAAACAGCACAAATGATATCATCATTAAGGTCTAATCTAGCTTTTTGAGAAGATGAAAAGAGCATATGCCAGAATTATGTTCTCATTTCGAAAACTGAAGGATGACCAATTTGGTGTTGCGATAATTTGTGAATTTCTGTCACAAGCAACTGTCACAAGCAAAATTGTTCAGTTTGGTACAGCACAGAATTTTTAGCATTTCTATTGTCAAAGGTGTGAAAGGTATTGGAATAACTGATCCATACCACACCACTTATTGTCACTATGGCGGGCAACTATATGTTAACTATGTATTATGGTTGAGTACTGGTGAAGCACAGTggggactagtggttagcacgtctgcttgACCATTAAAAGGACTGAGTTTGAATcttgtttaaaaaattataaaaaaatttcggtgtggagtttgcatgctcttccCATGCTTGCTTGGGTTTTTCTCCAGCTACcgcccacataaaaaaaaaaaaaaaatggacgtgAGGTTTACAGGTGTAAGCGTAAgtgcgaatgttttttgttgtctatACATGCCGCtcaattgactggcaactagTCCAAACTGTACACAGCCAAAGtgagctggtataggctccagctcagctgtgGCCCAAATGAGGACAGGTGGTGCAGAAAATTCATGGCTGGAGGGGTTCAGTACTGAAAGGGGAAGCTGGACATGCTGGTGTCCATTGATTGGTAGACACAATTGTTACTTCAGTGTTACAAGAATCAGGAATAAGAACACAATTGAGTGGATTACAACTATGAGAGGGTGACATGCCCGTTATCTTTCTTGTTCATAGATAATGACTTATTCctagtgttgcaccaagtaccgataccagtactagtattttgatgtaaaaaaaaaaaaaagcacagaacCAGCATGTTTCAGTACCggtagttaaaaataataataaaaaaaaaaattacgcgACAGCACTCAATTCATAAAGGTCAGACTCAAAGGCCAGTAACCAAAAAGACGACAGTCAGCCATTGACTGGCTTTCTTCCGACAAGTTGTGTGCATACAACTGTGGGAGCCGGGAGAATGAAATAGCTTCAAACTGCCGACCCCTAATCGGCAGCTAGTCGACGACTAGCTCCTGCCGGAGACGGTAGCATGCGTTAGCGCGGGTGCGTGCTGCACGGAAGCCGAGCCTCGTCGGAGACCACTCCGGAAATCTGGGAGTTCgagaagaataaaaatccacctgaatgcaaaaggaaaaaacaCTTAATATCCAAGTGCAGCCaaaaggtccactttttgaTTGTCGTGGCTCCATacgcaatgaaaaacagcacagCGGGTgcacaatgtattgtttacaatgggagaaatcaaatggagtcaaatacaaaaattcTCCACACTAAAAACTTGAATAAAAAGGTTGCAATACACGTGTATTTCAAgctttttcaagctttttatattcttcaggtaaaatgcctttattataatataatagacatttttttcattgctgtATAATCATACATATACTGTGTATAGATGTGCAATTTTATATCCATGCAAACACACTTATTTttcatataatatactgtatatcataatGCAGGCATTGATCTAATTAACTAATGTTAAGACTGGGCTAATTCCattattacataatttttttgaacGTATCGTATATaatattttgaattaataaaataaatctaaaagtATTTGAAGTTGTGTCAGTTTTCATGTCACTGCTTTTACTGACGTTTTAGATTTTTGCCGTTGTACCGGTATCGAGGTAGTTCATGAAGGTATAGGatcgaagtcagaattttgggaCAGTGGCACCACTACTTATTCCTGTTCTTTACTTTTGTTAACTCCAGTGACATCATACAGGTATGATGTTGCACTTTTCAAATTGCTGCTGACTAAGCTGTCTTCATTCGGGCATTCCATGGCTAGCTAAACTGAACAATaccaatttaaagaaaacatgcttTTCTGTCTGAAATGTAATGAACCCCATAGTTCAGAAAGATAATCACAATTTCTCTCTCTGTTCTCTAACATGTCAACAGAACGAAGATAAAGTCAACAGCGTAGTTGTCAGTCAGCAGTTGCAACTGCAGAGCCAGAGGAAAGACATGGTAGAAGCCGAGACCATGCAGAAAGAACTGAATGAGGAGACGTCGCGTCGCTTACATGCTGAAAATGACTTGGAAACATACAGAAAGAGATACTTGTCCTTGAAGAGTAGGAGAGGAGTGGAGAGGTTGGAGGAGAGGGAGATGGTGCAGTATTACCGTGATCCCAAAGTGGAAGCGGAACTACAGACTCTAAAAAGCAGGATCCAAGATGAAGGATATAAGAGGTCAAGAGCCAGTTCAGATATAGACATTATCAATGGGAAAATAATCACAATGGAAAAGCAGCTCTCTGGTGCTGAACCAAAACTGTTAGCCAAAGTAGTAACTGAGTATGAAAGAGACCCACAGCTGGAAAAAGAAGTGGCCAAGATCCAAAGTGAGATACAGAAGATACGACTGGAGCTCCAAACTAAAGACTCTGAGACCATTCACGTGAAAAATGAGCTTAGCCTCCTGGCTCAGCAGAAACCCAAATTTAGAGAGAGGCTTGTGAAGAAGGAAGTGGTGAGACTCGAAAAGGATCCCGAGATGCTAAAATCTGTTTTCACATTCAAGAATGAAATTGCAGCAGAAGAAGCCAAATGTCTGTCACTCAATGACAACATTTTCAGCATTCGGAGTCAGATAAACACACTGGAGAGGGTCATTCCCACCATTGAACCAAAAATTGTCACCAAGGTGGTGAAGCAAGTACAACAAGATACAGAAATGGTAAGCGAGTCAAAGAAACTACACATGGCGTTGGAGGATGAGAAGGATGAGAATGTTATCTTGTTGAAGGACCTGACCACACTTCAGATGAGATACGGTGAAGTGGAGAAACTACGGCCTAAATTTGAGATTAAAGAGGTGATCAATGAGATTTTCAGAGTTGATCCTGAGACAGAAATCCAGCTCCAGCGTCTGAGGAATGAGCTGCAGAACTGTAGCCGAAAACGCGCAGCAATAGAGCAAGAAACCGAAGTGTCGATGACCACACTGACCACGCTGCGTACTCTGAAGCCCAAAGTTGAATACAAGGAAGTGACCCAGGATGTTATCAAAGAAGAGAAGAGTCCCGAAGTTATTCGGGAGTTACAGCGGCTGAGCAACCAAGTTTCACGTCTTAAAGTCAACTATGACACCACACTTGAGCTGCTGATGCACCTACGCAAAGAAAGAGATGGGCTGAAAGCTGAAAAATCCAAAGTGGAGACCAAACTTGTTAATACAGAGGTTATCAAATATGAGAACGACCCCCTGCTGGAAAAAGAGGTCAACAGACTCCGGAGGACTGTTAGAGAAGAGACTCAACAACGTCGCAATGTAGAAGAATGTCTCTTTGACCTTCAGAACCAATACATTGTCCTTGAGCGCCAGAAGCCAGAGGAGAAGACGGTGGTACAGGAAGTGGTGCGTCTGCAGAAGGACCCCAAGCAGATTTTAGAGCATGAGAGGTTAAACAACTCTCTGGATGATGAAGTCAAAGCCCGTAGGAAGCTTGAAATCGAGGTGCGACAGCTAAGAGCCCTGATTCAAGAAAAGGAGAACATTGTGGCTCAGATGGACGAACGCCAGAAGAAGATTCAGATCGAATCAGAGCTGCGGCAGATCAAAGCTCAGATTCATCAGCTTGAGACTTCTCCAAAACCAGTTGAAGAAAAGATTGTCATTGAGGAAGTCCTGAAAGTGGAGAGGGACCCAAAGCTAGAGAAACTCATGGATAATATACGTGTTGAGATGGAAGGAGAGGCAAAGCAACTCAATCGTCTACAGAGAGAAATCAGCAGCCTGAAGATGAAGTTGGAAATtatgacaaaagaaaagacaacGGAAAAGATTGTTTATAGAGAAGTTGTCCGTGTGGAGAAAGACCCAGGAGTGGAGGCTGAGAGGGACCATTTGAGAGATCTTCTTGCACAGGAGAGAAACGTGAGGCGTGACAAAGAAGACCACCTTCAGAGCTTTAGAATAAAAATTTCCCACCTGGAGACATCCATATCTGTTACTTCGCAAGAGGAGACAACTCTGGTGGTCAACAGAAATAACCTCCAGAGGGAGAAGGAAGaccttcttaaacagctaaaaCTGCTTGAGACTCAAAGGCAGAACATCAGCATCAGCTTCCAGCAACAGACCAAGCTGATGGGCGAGAGAACCCAGATGGCTAGGCAGAGAAGTCTAAAGGCATCCTCTGAAGTACACCGGCTCGAGAAGGAGATCCTGaatgaaaaagacaaacaccACCAAATGGAGGCACTCATTATGGAGCTGAAAGAAAGCCTCAGGAATGAGGATCAGGTTGAAACTCAAACGAGAGAGACAAACCTTTCTACAAGGATCACCATTTTGGATCCCGACACTGGTAAAGACATGGCACCTTATGACGCCTATCTGAAAGGGCTAATAGACCGCAACCAGTACATACACCTGTCAGAACTGGAGTGCGATTGGGAAGAATGCACATCCAGTGGTCCGGATGGGGATTCAACAGTTCTGCAAGATCGTAAGACTGGGATGCAGTACGCTGTCAAAGACGCTCTGAGAGATGGCCGCTTGACCCAGTATGATGTGATGCGCTACAAGGATGGCAAAAtgcccatttctgaatttgCTCTTCTTGTGGCAGGGGAAACTAGAAGACCTTTTGTTCCAACAGTAACAAGCCCAAAGTCCCCCATTAAACCTATCCCAAGCTCTCCCTTAAACTCCATGCCAACTTCCATGAGGTCCTCCTATACCAGTCTTAATAGTCACAGTGACAGTGTTAACAACCTCTTTGCTTTAGGTGATGAGCAATTCTCTATCTCTGGTGTTTTTGACACCTCCACAGAGAGCCGCATGTCTGTGAGAAGCGCCTTGACTCGTAAGCTCATCGATGGTGACACGGCTCTGAAGCTTCTGGAAGCACAGGCGGCCTCTGGCGGAATTGTCGATCTCACCAAGAAGGACAAACTGTCTGTCCACAAAGCAGCTGAACAAGGCCTCATTGACAATGCTCACATGTACAAGCTTCTTAACGCTCAGAAGGCCTTCACCGGGATTGAGGATCCTCTGACCAAAGAGCGTCTCTCTGTGGGAAAGGCAGCGCAAAAGGGGTATATACCCCACGAAAACGCCAGGTGGTATATTGAGGCGCAATACCTGACTGGAGGGTTGGTCGATCCCACCAAAGCTGGCCGCCTCACTCTCCAAGAAGCCGAAGCAAACGATGTGATCGACAGCAAGACTGCCGAAGAGCTTCAGAATGAGTCCTCATACCTAAAACTTCTGGTTGACCCCATTAGCAAAGAAAAAATCTCGTACAAGCAGGCAATGGATAAGTGTAAGATTGACAAGAGCACAGGACTGTTGCTCCTCCCTGCAGCCTCCAGTGATGAAACCAATTCTCCATCATACTCCAACTTTCGATTTATTTCTGCTCACAACAGAATCTAGATCGTGAGTTTAAGATGAGTGAAATGTTTGACACAGCCTCTGGTGCTAGAGGGTTCCTGGTATTACTAACTCAAAGATTATATTAACACATACTGATATTAATAACCCGACCGTGGATCTGGTTTGAATATGATTTGGGGGTTTGCTGTAAAAATCAGGGAAATGTTTGTTGTTCCATTCAGCATTCTAAAGTCAAATCCAAGAATCCACACACCTTGTATTGCTTTTTAcagacctgtttttttttaaacaataatatttgtattatcaaAACATGTGCATGTATGTTGCATAAATGTGAATCGTGCTTTATATACACTACACACTTAATAATAAATGACAATCTTCATTTGGAACAACTTTTTGAACATCCCAGCAAGTTAATATTTGGTCTACAGAGAGCATTCACCATTGCCCGAGTGACACACATGATGTAAACCATATTGGTtttcacacacact
It encodes the following:
- the evplb gene encoding envoplakin isoform X1 — translated: MSKKQESGPVKISRSQATDLTLLIARMQKNADVVEKDILSAEELLAVDAQREGRNQPKIHQKENADNLAEAEGLLNDLFMDVDKAKRLQHPQANDIDRDVRNLHDRWVKDCATYRELYDQVQDLVPVSRIDWGPALDEKQRRLDTEGYGRSLSDVEKQIAAHNILHKEIEAYSEQMKPGTTSSQDQYATLKKKYDQLLESSRKRRKHLASLYEYMQSCSKELDYLSQQQERILQRDWSDRMIDPRSVRMEYEKFKSNGLLSHEGEVNQLLEEGDRLSVLKHPGNSAIMAHKDAVQRGWQSFLNLCLAQEVHLDNIENYRKFQIDAETLSESLDRITYNLDPKLMAGKSNSEALLELQGDEPAVRRNEQRLVALRELGRNIAPLKLRRSNPPEPTKVVALCDWDDENGAVRRGDELTLKSFCDHEKWELQDSSRRTKRLPGACFMVPPPDTEAQEKVNGFENKLLNLKSQRSAIMTSLKSPTVEVDRPQRAVSVQRAPEDPKAALLARQIDELNTNLDLCKMDIQKRLRAPLDNRNPALDLENRLQDLKKSSLTARRLESEKAAIQRDMEPALANKPLGPNASILLLKLTAANTKMDDIYSLIDLYDKKAPAAMFLERQMQKVEGVVSGFEQQLAKDGVVPNQTKALMSRSRQLQDMCQEVSSKKDELNTLGRDLDLTKQACSSLQQNFNEYCPDIRRQESEVKLLKNRYANVSNQLQNRSTLIQEASNKNQDFQNVAQSLDFFLVNLPNNTIRRTDNVTEITAKHNSQKRVMEDINRRSDDVQRIKDLSRELQNTLIEYEIKSNTYRGILNEDDDEEDDDDDDNNGPILKKRQTSTMAQAVQRKEKDLLNRFAEVSAENEELLNQMGTAKNIVLRNEDKVNSVVVSQQLQLQSQRKDMVEAETMQKELNEETSRRLHAENDLETYRKRYLSLKSRRGVERLEEREMVQYYRDPKVEAELQTLKSRIQDEGYKRSRASSDIDIINGKIITMEKQLSGAEPKLLAKVVTEYERDPQLEKEVAKIQSEIQKIRLELQTKDSETIHVKNELSLLAQQKPKFRERLVKKEVVRLEKDPEMLKSVFTFKNEIAAEEAKCLSLNDNIFSIRSQINTLERVIPTIEPKIVTKVVKQVQQDTEMVSESKKLHMALEDEKDENVILLKDLTTLQMRYGEVEKLRPKFEIKEVINEIFRVDPETEIQLQRLRNELQNCSRKRAAIEQETEVSMTTLTTLRTLKPKVEYKEVTQDVIKEEKSPEVIRELQRLSNQVSRLKVNYDTTLELLMHLRKERDGLKAEKSKVETKLVNTEVIKYENDPLLEKEVNRLRRTVREETQQRRNVEECLFDLQNQYIVLERQKPEEKTVVQEVVRLQKDPKQILEHERLNNSLDDEVKARRKLEIEVRQLRALIQEKENIVAQMDERQKKIQIESELRQIKAQIHQLETSPKPVEEKIVIEEVLKVERDPKLEKLMDNIRVEMEGEAKQLNRLQREISSLKMKLEIMTKEKTTEKIVYREVVRVEKDPGVEAERDHLRDLLAQERNVRRDKEDHLQSFRIKISHLETSISVTSQEETTLVVNRNNLQREKEDLLKQLKLLETQRQNISISFQQQTKLMGERTQMARQRSLKASSEVHRLEKEILNEKDKHHQMEALIMELKESLRNEDQVETQTRETNLSTRITILDPDTGKDMAPYDAYLKGLIDRNQYIHLSELECDWEECTSSGPDGDSTVLQDRKTGMQYAVKDALRDGRLTQYDVMRYKDGKMPISEFALLVAGETRRPFVPTVTSPKSPIKPIPSSPLNSMPTSMRSSYTSLNSHSDSVNNLFALGDEQFSISGVFDTSTESRMSVRSALTRKLIDGDTALKLLEAQAASGGIVDLTKKDKLSVHKAAEQGLIDNAHMYKLLNAQKAFTGIEDPLTKERLSVGKAAQKGYIPHENARWYIEAQYLTGGLVDPTKAGRLTLQEAEANDVIDSKTAEELQNESSYLKLLVDPISKEKISYKQAMDKCKIDKSTGLLLLPAASSDETNSPSYSNFRFISAHNRI